In Novosphingobium kaempferiae, the DNA window CGCTCGATCTGGACTGGAATTTCGACTGGATCACGCTCGCATCCGGCACGCAGACGCTGCAGCCGGAAATGGCCGCAGACGATGACGACGTGTTGCAGCTGACCCTCGATATCGAGGTCAGGGAAGACGCCTAAGCGGCTTCGGATAGCTGGGCGAGGCGCCCCTCGCACACCGATTTCACGATACCCAAGAGCACCGTGATCCGTTCGTCCAGCCATGCCAGTTCGGCGGGCTGGATCGCGTAATGTGGCGAGTAGCGGGCGTTGACGTAGGCTTGCTGAAGAAGCTCGAAACAGCGCCGCGTCACCTTGCTGTCGCGCGGCCAGACCTCGGTCAGATCGAAGCAATGGCCTTCGGCGAGGCCGCGCAGGAATTTGATGTTGTGCGACTTGGGCGCATACAGCGTCAGGGTCAGCAGCAGGCAGATGTAGAGGCGTTCCGTCGTCTGGTGGTAATCGAATGCGGCGTCGTTCAGATTGCCCCTCGAAGCATGAAAGCGTGCGCCATCCAACCGCTTGCCCGCGGATTCAAACCATCGATCATAGTGCGTCTGCGCCATCGCAAGCGCATCGGATGGCGTCAGCTTCTGCGGATGTGCGAAGTCGTTCTCGCCGCAGTCATAGAGCAGCACGCCATCGCGCACGATGTCGGTGAAGAAAGGAAGGCCGCCGCGCAGGTCGGCGTTCACCTCGGCCATGGTGGCGACGATAAAGTTTACTTCGGCCGAGAGGCGCCCGGTGATCGCATGCTCGCGGATCAGGTGCTCGTCGGCGCGATACCAGTACTCCGCACGATCGGTAAGCCGCTGGTCATTGACGATGATGAGGATGTCGTAGTCGGAGAAGTAGCCCCCCACTGGATCGGCCACCCAGTCACCGCGCGCGTGGCTGCCGTAGAGGACGATCTTGAGGATGCGCCCCTGCTTCTTCCAGCCCTGCGTCGCGAGCACCAGCGCGTCCTCGAACTCAGCGAACAGGATCTTGACGACCTGCTCCAGTTCGGTCCGCTTGAATTGCGGGAGATGGTCGAGATCGGTCCTCATCGTCACAGACTCGCCGCTATCACCCTGTCTGCCAAGTGCAAAGTGATGTGGCCGGTCCTGCCAGAAAGCTGACGAGCGACCGGCCAAAACCATGGCACAATGTTGGGGCTTCAGTCCGCATCGGAGCTCCGCAGATGGCGACCGATAACCTTGATAGCCCTGCCCAGCCGCTTGATTACCTGCCGCTGCGAGAGGCCGGTCCGGCGGGCGATCTCCGCGACACTCATGTCATCGACACGAGCGGCGAGGAATATCTGGCGGTTCAGCCTTGGCACCTGCAGCACCGCTTCCTCGAGCCGCCGCAGTCGTTCGGGATCGGGTTTCTGATCCATCGATGATCTCCTTGGAGGGAGAAACCCGGCAGCATCGCGCCGCCGGGTTCCTGTGGGTCAAGCCGCCTGCGGCAGCCCTTCCCCAGCTTCGACGACAGTGACGTCATTCACTTGGCCTTCGACCGCGTCACCGGCCTCGGCCTCCTCAGGCTCCAGCTGTGCCGCCAGTCTTGCTGCCCGTTCGGCGCTGCCGACCCCGCCCCTTGCCGTGTAGGCACTAGCCGGGAAGGCCATCCATCGCGGCACCCAGCTCTCGCGCTTCGCCCTTCCGTTGGTCCCGGAAAGGCAATCCCGGATGATGCCGCGCTGGATCTTGGTGGTGGCCTTGGTGTTCTCGGCAGCGACCTGTTCGCCTGCCACTTCGGCGAGCAGATGGCCGATCACCTCGCGGTCGCGCACGGCATCGAGCAGGGCATCGTCGGCCTGCCAGACATCGGCCATGGCAACGCCTATGTGCTGGCCCAGCAGTTCGATCACGCCCGTGCCGATATCCAGGGTCTCGCCCATCACCACCGCGAGGACGCGCATGACATCGGCATCATCCATCGCGATCAGCCGGGTAAGTAGGCCGCAGATGCCCTGCCCGTCGGCATCGCTGCCGGTGATCGTCGCCGTCTCGGCATCCAGCCCCAGCAGGGCCAGCACCTCGCGCCGCCGCACATCGAACAGGCTTTCCGACAGGCAGCCTTCGACGCTCTCGGCAACCGCATCGGTGGGGGCCTTCTGCGGTTCGATCCGCACGGTCCATAATCCCGAACCCATGATGGCGTGGGCCACCATCACCCGGAGCGACAGGCCGGTATCCTCGACCAGCTTGGCACGCACGGCGGCATGGCGGTGCAGGTCGATATAGACATTGAGGGTGCTCGACACCTCGGGCCGCACAACCTTCTCCAGCGTCTCGCCCCGCTCCAGCCGCCGCGCTTCCTTCGCGGTCACATAGCCTTCGTGGAAGGTGACATCGCCGCGATGGCCGATGGCGACATAGACCCGGCCGCCCTTCGCCTTGGAACAGGCCGAGTGCTCCCATGAGTGGAACGTCTCGCCCTTGGGCATGACGATCACTTCGCCCCATCCGGCATCGCGATAGGCCTCGGCCTTTGCCTCGATCGCTTCCGTCTGCGCCGTCCAGAACACCTCGGCGCAGGCGAAGTAACGATCCTCCCCGAACAGGTCGGCGATGATCTCGCCGCCGTAGGCATCCACATCGAACAGCGCCGCGCCGACCGGGATCGATGCCCCGCCGAACAACCACGCCTTGAGCCATGCCCCCGTGGGAGCCGTCGCCCGTTCGTCGTCATGGAGGGCC includes these proteins:
- a CDS encoding RNA polymerase sigma factor, whose protein sequence is MDQKPDPERLRRLEEAVLQVPRLNRQIFLAARVDDMSVAEIARRTGLSQRQVIKRLGRAIKVIGRHLRSSDAD
- a CDS encoding HEPN domain-containing protein — protein: MVLAGRSSAFWQDRPHHFALGRQGDSGESVTMRTDLDHLPQFKRTELEQVVKILFAEFEDALVLATQGWKKQGRILKIVLYGSHARGDWVADPVGGYFSDYDILIIVNDQRLTDRAEYWYRADEHLIREHAITGRLSAEVNFIVATMAEVNADLRGGLPFFTDIVRDGVLLYDCGENDFAHPQKLTPSDALAMAQTHYDRWFESAGKRLDGARFHASRGNLNDAAFDYHQTTERLYICLLLTLTLYAPKSHNIKFLRGLAEGHCFDLTEVWPRDSKVTRRCFELLQQAYVNARYSPHYAIQPAELAWLDERITVLLGIVKSVCEGRLAQLSEAA
- a CDS encoding ParB/RepB/Spo0J family partition protein gives rise to the protein MELKHIDITRLSVSSLNMRGTRKTCDIANILPSVRARGVLVPLIVRETCRAGSTVFEDGSAAGEHVPAYEILAGKRRFHAALAVVEEGGGIEDLPCAVIEPGDDAAALEASLIENIARLDPDEMTRCETFTRLVREGRDVDGIALTFGLTALQVKRTLALGNLIPRLRNLYRADGIDAVSLRHLTMASKAKQKEWLALHDDERATAPTGAWLKAWLFGGASIPVGAALFDVDAYGGEIIADLFGEDRYFACAEVFWTAQTEAIEAKAEAYRDAGWGEVIVMPKGETFHSWEHSACSKAKGGRVYVAIGHRGDVTFHEGYVTAKEARRLERGETLEKVVRPEVSSTLNVYIDLHRHAAVRAKLVEDTGLSLRVMVAHAIMGSGLWTVRIEPQKAPTDAVAESVEGCLSESLFDVRRREVLALLGLDAETATITGSDADGQGICGLLTRLIAMDDADVMRVLAVVMGETLDIGTGVIELLGQHIGVAMADVWQADDALLDAVRDREVIGHLLAEVAGEQVAAENTKATTKIQRGIIRDCLSGTNGRAKRESWVPRWMAFPASAYTARGGVGSAERAARLAAQLEPEEAEAGDAVEGQVNDVTVVEAGEGLPQAA